A single region of the Larus michahellis chromosome W, bLarMic1.1, whole genome shotgun sequence genome encodes:
- the LOC141735603 gene encoding adenomatous polyposis coli protein-like isoform X10, whose translation MVYSLLSMLGTHDKDDMSRTLLAMSSSQDSCIAMRQSGCLPLLIQLLHGNDKDSVLLGNSRGSKEACARASAALHNIIHSQPDDKRARQEIHMLHLLEQIRAYCETCWKWQEAHEEGMDQDKNPMPVPVDHQICPAVCVLMKLSFYEEQRHAMNELGGLQAIAELLQVDCEMYGLTSDHYIVTLRRYAGMALTNLTFGDVANKATLCSMKDCMKALVAQLKSESEDLQQVTASVLRNLSWRADVNSKKILREVGSVKALTECALEVKKESTLKSVLSALWNLSAHCTENKGDICAVDGALAFLVGTLTYRSQTNTLAIIESGGGILRNVSSLIATNEDHRQILRENSCLQTLLQHLKSHSLTIVSNACGTLWNLSARNAKDQEALWDMGAVSMLKNLIHSKHKMIAMGSAAALRNLVANRPAKYKDANIMSPGSSLPSLHVRKQKALEAELDAQHLSETFDNIDNLSPKASHHNKQRHKQNIYSEYVLDSRGHDDEICRLESFNTGHMTVLSPYLNGTVLPGSSSSSRGNIENSQFEKDRSLDKDGAVGLNSYHPATENTGNSSKRIGMQITAASQIAKVMEEVTSMHIPQEDRSSCSTSEMHCLTEDRNIPRTAAAHTHSNTYFPKSENSNRICPMLYTKMEYKRASNDSLNSVISSDGYGKRGQMIPSIESYSEDDESKFHSYGQYPANLAYKIHSANHMDDNDEELDTPINYSLKYSDERLNSGRQSPSQNERWARPKHIIDDEIKQNEQRQLRSQNATYSMYTESGDDKHMKYQSPFGQQECVSSFRSRRSNGSEQSRVGSALGMNQKVNQSLCQVDDYDNDKPTNYSEHYSEEEQHREEEDRPTNYSIKYNEEEHHVDQPTDYSLKYLTEVPPSSQKPSFTFSNSSSVQSTKTDHISSSCGNISSPSGSSERQNQLHPSSAQSRSSHAQKTASCKTPSINQETIQTYCVEDTPICFSRCSSLSSLSSAEDEIGHDQSTRVTDANNTLQIAELKENNGILSTESAVSEVASASQHIRTKSSILQTPSLSTFDSSRSKAVEFSSGAKSPSKSGAHTPKSPPEHYVQESPLMFSRCTSVSSLDSFESHSIASSVQSEPCSGIVSGIISPSDLPDSPGQTMPPSRSKTPPPAQGAQIKREVAKGKVPNAEKRESVPRQVTINEAVQRVQLLPDADTLLHFATESTPDGFSCSSSLSGLSLDEPFIQKVVELRIMPPVHENEHGNEAEPEQTDDTKDNQEKKSEKPTEAEKDIMDDSDDDDIEILEECIISAMPTKSSHKTKKPSQASTSKIPPPVTIKPSQLPVYKLLPSQTGLQSQKHVSFTPGDDMPQVYFVEDTPINFSTATSLSDLTIESLPNELANVENVGTRAESGEFEERDTIHTEGISTDDSERAKSSTKTAPGLDDDKTEEGDILAECINSAMPKGKSHKPFRVKKIMDQIQQASLSVSNKNQLEKSIPQNNEYRAHVRKNTEPKSYINNERSYSENRHTKKQNLKNNSRYFNDKLLNNEERVKGSFAFDSPHHYTPIEGTPYSFSQNDSLSSLDFDDDDDDVDLSREKAELRKGKAKETETEDYNNIEQSSNQQPSNGTQVCQKYPTGRNQPKTFSQSTKDIPDRGAATDEKMQNFSIENTPVCFSHNSSLSSLSVIDQENNNKESEPAKQTEVPDSQIESNRPQISGYAPKSFHVEDTPVCFSRNSSLSSLSIDSEDDLLQECISFAMPKKKKSSKVKSEAEKNNSRNMGDILAEELTLDLREIQRLDSEHGFSPDLENFDWKAIQEGANFIVSSLHQAADAASLTRQASSDSDSILSLKSGISLGSPFHLTPDQEEKPFTSNKGPRILKPGEKSALEYKNIESENKGIKGGKKVYKSIITGKACSNSEVSSQLKQPQQTSMTAISCGRKMIHILGVQNSSSSTSPVSKKGPPLKNTNSKSPSEGQSSFSSPRGIKSSVKPESAPVTRQPSQQSGSSKGPSRSGSRDSTPSRPQQQPLSRPLQSPGRNSVSPGRNRISPPNKLSQLTRTSSPSTASTKSSGRMLYTAPGRQMSQQNLTKQTVLPKSSSGIPRSETASKGLNQILNSGGSNKKAELSRMSSTKSSGSESDRSERPVLVRQSTFIKEASSPTLRQKSEESASFESLSPYRPGSPSRSQIETPVLSTSLPDMSLSTHLTAQPSGWQNLPPNLSPSVEYDGRPAKHHDIARSHSESPSRLPINRSGTWKREHSKHSSSLPHVSTWRRTGSSSSILSASSESSEKAKSEDEKQHGNSVSRHKQSKESQAPAKCTWRKIKENEIPQIMNDPQYSSSGATNDSDSKTLIYQMAPAVSKTENVWVRIEDCPINKPRSGRSPTGNTPPVIDSVSEKGSVNDKDSKEINEKQNPGNGNVPVHTIRLENCPNSFFQIGSPDKKGTEAKLVQNNLIPAPENNESTVSERTPFISSSSSKHNSPSGTVAARVTPFNYSPSPRKSSADNSSARPSQIPTPINNSTKKCDSKTENTDSSETHSPKHHSGSYLVTSV comes from the exons ATGGTGTATTCATTATTGTCGATGCTTGGTACTCATGATAAAGATGACATGTCACGGACATTGCTAGCGATGTCTAGCTCCCAAGACAGCTGCATAGCTATGCGTCAGTCTGGATGTCTTCCTCTCCTCATCCAGCTTTTACATGGCAATGACAAAGACTCAGTGCTGTTAGGAAATTCCCGTGGTAGTAAAGAGGCCTGTGCCAGAGCCAGTGCAGCACTGCATAACATCATTCACTCCCAGCCTGATGATAAGCGAGCCAGACAGGAAATCCACATGCTTCATCTCTTGGAGCAAATACGTGCCTACTGTGAAACGTGTTGGAAATGGCAGGAGGCACATGAAGAAGGCATGGACCAAGACAAAAACCCAA TGCCAGTTCCAGTTGATCATCAAATCTGTCCTGCAGTGTGTGTTTTGATGAAACTTTCATTTTATGAAGAACAGAGGCATGCTATGAATGAGCTTG gaggtTTGCAGGCCATTGCAGAACTGTTGCAAGTGGATTGTGAAATGTATGGACTTACAAGTGATCACTATATTGTTACGTTAAGGAGATATGCTGGAATGGCTCTGACAAACTTGACTTTTGGAGATGTGGCAAACAAG GCTACATTATGTTCTATGAAGGACTGCATGAAAGCACTTGTAGCCCAATTGAAGTCTGAAAGTGAAGACTTGCAGCAG GTCACTGCAAGTGTTTTGAGGAACTTGTCCTGGCGAGCAGATGTAAACAGTAAAAAGATTCTACGTGAAGTTGGAAGTGTGAAAGCATTGACGGAATGTGCTTTAGAAGTTAAGAAG GAATCCACCCTAAAAAGCGTTTTGAGTGCCTTATGGAATTTGTCAGCACACTGTACTGAGAACAAAGGTGATATATGTGCTGTTGATGGTGCTCTTGCATTTCTAGTTGGTACACTGACATACCGGAGCCAAACAAACACTTTAGCCATCATAGAAAGTGGAGGAGGAATATTAAGAAATGTTTCTAGCTTAATTGCTACTAATGAGGACCACAG GCAAATTTTGCGAGAGAACAGCTGCTTACAAACCTTGTTACAGCATTTGAAGTCACACAGTTTGACAATAGTCAGTAATGCATGTGGGACCCTGTGGAATCTTTCAGCACGAAATGCAAAAGATCAGGAGGCGCTGTGGGACATGGGAGCAGTGAGCATGCTCAAAAATCTCATTCACTCAAAACACAAAATGATAGCAATGGGCAGTGCTGCAGCTCTAAGAAACCTGGTGGCAAATAGGCCAGCAAAATATAAGGATGCCAACATTATGTCTCCAGGATCAAGTTTACCATCTCTTCACGTTAGAAAACAAAAGGCACTGGAAGCAGAATTAGATGCTCAGCATTTATCAGAGACTTTTGACAACATAGATAATTTAAGCCCAAAAGCATCTCACCATAATAAGCAGAGACATAAGCAAAATATATACAGTGAGTATGTTTTGGATTCCAGGGGACATGATGATGAGATTTGCAGATTAGAGAGTTTTAATACTGGACATATGACTGTACTTTCACCATATTTAAATGGTACAGTATTGCCTGGCTCCTCTTCCTCTAGTAGAGGAAACATAGAAAACTCTCAATTTGAGAAAGACAGAAGTCTCGATAAGGATGGAGCAGTAGGTTTAAATAGCTATCATCCAGCTACAGAGAATACTGGGAACTCCTCTAAGAGAATAGGAATGCAGATTACTGCTGCATCTCAGATTGCCAAAGTTATGGAAGAAGTAACAAGCATGCATATTCCGCAAGAAGACAGAAGTTCTTGTTCCACTTCTGAAATGCACTGTTTGACAGAAGACAGAAACATTCCAAGAACAGCTGCTGCCCATACTCACTCAAATACATACTTTCCTAAATCTGAGAATTCAAACAGGATATGTCCTATGCTTTATACAAAAATGGAATACAAGAGAGCTTCAAATGATAGCTTAAATAGTGTTATCAGCAGTGATGGTTATGGTAAAAGAGGCCAAATGATACCTTCCATTGAATCTTACTCGGAAGATGATGAAAGTAAATTTCATAGTTATGGTCAATACCCAGCTAACTTGGCATATAAGATACATAGTGCAAATCATATGGATGACAATGATGAAGAGCTAGACACTCCTATTAATTATAGTCTTAAATATTCAGATGAACGGTTAAATTCTGGAAGGCAAAGTCCCTCTCAGAATGAAAGATGGGCAAGGCCTAAGCATATAATAgatgatgaaataaaacaaaatgaacaaaggcAGTTAAGGAGCCAAAATGCAACTTATTCCATGTACACTGAAAGTGGAGATGATAAGCACATGAAATATCAGTCACCTTTTGGACAGCAAGAGTGTGTTTCTTCTTTTAGATCAAGAAGATCCAATGgttcagagcagagcagagtagGCTCAGCTCTTGGAATGAATCAGAAAGTAAACCAGTCCTTGTGCCAGGTTGATGATTATGACAATGATAAACCAACCAACTATAGTGAACACTACTCTGAGGAGGAACaacacagagaggaagaagacagaCCAACCAATTATAGCATAAAGTACAATGAAGAGGAACATCATGTTGATCAGCCTACTGATTATAGtctaaaatatttaacagaagtTCCTCCCTCTTCTCAGAAGCCATCTTTTACTTTTTCAAACAGTTCATCAGTGCAAAGCACTAAAACTGACCATATTTCCTCAAGCTGTGGGAACATATCAAGCCCTTCAGGTAGTTCAGAGAGACAGAATCAGCTTCACCCAAGTTCTGCACAGAGTAGAAGCAGTCATGCTCAAAAGACTGCCTCATGTAAGACTCCCTCTATTAATCAGGAAACTATACAAACTTACTGTGTGGAAGATACACCAATATGTTTTTCAAGGTGTAGCTCTTTGTCATCTTTGTCATCAGCTGAAGATGAAATAGGACATGATCAATCCACACGTGTGACAGATGCTAACAACACATTGCAGATAGCAGAACTAAAGGAAAACAATGGGATTCTGTCTACAGAAAGTGCAGTAAGTGAAGTTGCATCAGCATCTCAGCACATCAGAACAAAATCTAGTATACTTCAGACTCCTAGTTTATCTACTTTTGACTCTTCTAGAAGTAAAGCTGTTGAATTTTCTTCAGGTGCCAAATCTCCCTCAAAGAGTGGTGCACATACTCCTAAAAGTCCACCAGAACATTATGTGCAGGAGAGTCCACTCATGTTTAGCAGATGTACTTCTGTAAGTTCTCTGGATAGTTTCGAAAGCCATTCAATTGCTAGTTCAGTTCAAAGTGAGCCTTGCAGTGGAATCGTAAGTGGTATTATAAGTCCCAGTGATCTTCCAGACAGCCCTGGACAAACAATGCCTCCAAGCAGAAGTAAAACTCCACCCCCTGCTCAAGGAGCTCAAATAAAGAGGGAAGTAGCTAAAGGCAAAGTACCTAATGCAGAAAAGAGAGAGTCTGTTCCTAGACAGGTAACTATAAATGAAGCTGTTCAAAGAGTTCAGTTACTGCCAGATGCTGATACATTATTACATTTTGCCACAGAAAGTACACCGGATGGATTTTCTTGCTCTTCTAGCCTAAGTGGTCTGAGTCTTGATGAACCGTTTATACAGAAAGTTGTAGAGTTAAGAATAATGCCTCCTGTACATGAAAATGAACATGGAAATGAAGCAGAACCTGAACAGACAGATGATACAAAGGATAACCAAGAGAAGAAATCAGAGAAGCctactgaagcagaaaaagacatTATGGATGATTCTGATGATGATGATATTGAAATATTGGAAGAATGTATTATTTCTGCAATGCCAACAAAATCTTCacataaaaccaaaaagccttCTCAAGCATCTACTTCAAAAATACCTCCTCCTGTAACCATAAAGCCAAGCCAACTGCCAGTTTACAAACTTTTGCCTTCACAAACTGGATTGCAATCCCAAAAGCATGTGAGTTTTACACCTGGAGATGATATGCCACAGGTATATTTTGTTGAGGATACACCAATAAATTTTTCAACAGCTACATCTTTGAGTGACCTCACAATAGAATCACTACCAAATGAGTTGGCCAATGTAGAGAATGTGGGTACAAGGGCTGAGTCGGGGGAGTTTGAAGAGAGAGACACCATTCATACAGAAGGTATAAGTACAGATGACTCTGAGAGAGCAAAAAGCTCAACTAAGACTGCCCCAGGACTGGATGATGACAAAACAGAAGAGGGTGATATCCTGGCCGAATGTATTAACTCAGCTATGCCAAAAGGAAAAAGTCACAAACCTTTCAGAGTGAAGAAGATAATGGATCAAATTCAACAAGCATCTTTATCTGTAAGTAACAAAAATCAGTTAGAAAAGTCCATtccccaaaataatgaatatagAGCACATGTAAGAAAAAACACAGAGCCTAAAAGCTATATTAATAATGAAAGAAGCTATTCAGAGAACAGacacacaaagaaacagaatcttaaaaataattcaagataTTTTAATGACAAACTTCTAAATAATGAAGAGCGTGTAAAAGGAAGCTTTGCATTTGATTCCCCTCATCATTACACGCCTATTGAGGGAACTCCTTATTCTTTTTCACAGAATGATTCCCTAAGTTCTTTAgattttgatgatgatgatgatgatgttgacCTTTCAAGGGAGAAGGCAGAACTgcgaaaaggaaaagcaaaggaaacagaaacgGAAGACTACAATAATATAGAACAGTCTTCAAATCAGCAACCAAGTAATGGGACACAAGTTTGTCAAAAATACCCAACAGGCAGAAACCAACCTAAAACTTTCTCTCAGTCAACTAAAGATATTCCAGACAGAGGAGCAGCTACAGAtgagaaaatgcagaatttttctATCGAAAACACACCTGTATGTTTTTCTCACAATTCATCTCTTAGTTCCCTCAGTGTTATTGatcaagaaaacaacaacaaagaaagtGAACCTGCAAAACAAACTGAGGTTCCTGATTCACAGATAGAATCAAATAGACCACAGATTTCTGGTTATGCACCTAAATCATTTCATGTTGAAGATACTCCTGTATGTTTCTCTAGAAACAGCTCTCTGAGTTCTCTTAGTATTGACTCAGAAGATGATCTGTTGCAGGAATGCATTAGTTTTGCTatgcctaaaaagaaaaaatcttcaaaagtaaagagtgaagctgaaaaaaataattccagaaatATGGGTGATATACTGGCAGAAGAGTTAACACTGGATTTGAGAGAGATACAGAGGCTGGATTCAGAACATGGTTTCTCACCTGATTTGGAGAACTTTGATTGGAAAGCTATACAAGAAGGTGCAAATTTTATAGTTAGTAGCTTGCACCAAGCTGCAGATGCTGCATCACTGACTAGACAAGCTTCATCAGACTCTGACTCTATCCTTTCATTAAAATCTGGTATTTCTCTAGGCTCACCATTTCATCTTACCCCAGACcaagaagaaaagccttttacTAGTAATAAAGGTCCAAGAATTCTTAAACCAGGGGAGAAAAGTGCATTGGAGTATAAAAACATAGAATCTGAAAATAAGGgaatcaaaggaggaaaaaaagtatataaaagtATAATTACAGGAAAAGCTTGTTCCAATTCAGAAGTTTCAAGCCAGTTAAAGCAACCACAGCAAACAAGTATGACTGCAATTTCATGTGGTAGGAAAATGATTCATATTCTGGGGGTTCAAAATAGTTCCTCAAGTACTAGCCCTGTTTCCAAAAAAGGTCCCCCACTAAAAAATACAAACTCCAAGAGTCCCAGTGAAGGCCAAAGTTCCTTTAGTTCTCCAAGAGGAATCAAGTCATCAGTGAAACCTGAGTCAGCTCCTGTAACTAGGCAACCATCTCAACAGAGTGGATCAAGTAAAGGACCTTCTAGATCAGGATCTAGAGACTCTACTCCTTCTAGACCTCAACAGCAGCCATTAAGCAGGCCTCTGCAATCTCCAGGCCGAAACTCAGTTTCCCCAGGAAGAAATCGTATAAGTCCTCCCAACAAATTGTCTCAGTTGACAAGGACATCATCTCCTAGTACAGCTTCAACTAAATCTTCAGGAAGAATGTTATATACAGCACCAGGCAGGCAGATGAGCCAACAAAACCTTACGAAGCAAACTGTCTTACCAAAGAGTAGCAGTGGCATTCCCAGAAGTGAGACTGCTTCAAAAGGATTAAACCAAATTCTCAATAGTGGTGGATCAAACAAAAAGGCTGAACTATCCAGAATGTCATCTACAAAATCTAGCGGAAGTGAATCTGACAGATCTGAAAGACCTGTTCTGGTTCGTCAGTCAACTTTTATTAAAGAAGCTTCAAGTCCAACTCTAAGACAGAAATCAGAAGAGTCTGCTTCATTTGAATCTCTGTCTCCCTACAGGCCAGGCTCTCCCTCTAGGTCCCAAATAGAGACTCCAGTTTTAAGTACATCTCTTCCTGATATGTCTTTATCCACTCATTTAACTGCCCAGCCTAGTGGTTGGCAAAATTTACCCCCTAATCTGAGTCCTTCTGTAGAATATGATGGGAGACCAGCAAAACATCATGACATAGCTCGTTCTCATTCTGAGAGTCCATCTAGATTACCAATAAATAGATCGGGAACATGGAAGCGTGAACATAGTAAGCATTCCTCATCACTTCCTCATGTAAGCACATGGCGAAGAACTGGAAGTTCTTCCTCAATTCTGTCAGCTTCTTCAGAATCTAGTGAAAAGGCAAAAAGTGAAGATGAAAAGCAACATGGAAATTCTGTTTCTAGACACAAACAAAGTAAAGAAAGTCAAGCACCAGCAAAATGtacttggagaaaaataaaagaaaatgaaattcctcAAATAATGAATGATCCTCAGTATTCTTCCTCAGGTGCAACAAATGACTCTGATTCCAAAACTCTAATTTATCAGATGGCACCAGCTGTGTCTAAGACAGAGAATGTGTGGGTGAGGATAGAGGACTGCCCTATTAATAAACCTCGCTCTGGAAGATCCCCAACTGGAAATACTCCCCCTGTTATTGACAGTGTTTCAGAGAAAGGGAGTGTGAATGATAAAGATTCTAAAGAGAtcaatgaaaaacaaaatccagGGAATGGAAATGTTCCTGTTCATACCATTCGTTTAGAAAATTGTCCAAACTCTTTTTTTCAGATTGGCAGTCCAGACAAGAAAGGAACAGAAGCAAAACTTGTACAGAATAATCTTATTCCTGCAccagaaaataatgaaagtacTGTTAGTGAGCGTACACCATTCATTTCCAGTAGTTCAAGCAAACATAACTCCCCAAGTGGTACTGTTGCAGCAAGAGTGACTCCTTTCAACTATAGTCCAAGTCCCAGGAAGAGTAGCGCAGACAACAGTTCTGCTCGGCCATCACAAATACCAACACCAATAAATAACAGCACAAAGAAATGTGATTCAAAGACTGAAAATACAGACTCCAGTGAAACTCATAGTCCTAAACATCATTCTGGCTCTTACCTGGTGACTTCTGTATAA